The Glandiceps talaboti chromosome 9, keGlaTala1.1, whole genome shotgun sequence genome window below encodes:
- the LOC144440057 gene encoding uncharacterized protein LOC144440057 isoform X2: protein MPASHSQGLHSSPNSVEDGEVTDINAMRKCRHYQHTTTGCHGNGSNGKAGHTGGSRSKSLYHSQATRFSSRSEALCCHSNAIHRSKSYGGSSSAYSKSPCLNDKGGIEGYVRKECSPQSGVKGHMTSSNTSYIRCAGKPLVTVCSGVKRENESFSDFHLSTNGEDEEPQSNNVTTNSQLNTSSEDVNTTEGKMNNQKEESTLNGEDNLVDAIQTMTNGHTILNDLSKDVSKDTKIEEKEYDSITIVTVPVTVIEVTESPLPSDGDEQSDSSDSMVTITDGFKEMKLDINKEGNDAGARQLEKMSISCSEDKDRKSCRFCEDEAVMKTSYKENCFIKIRGKRPKYEPDGPRNLPPTADTRQSTSMATVFRPHGQLATRPSTGYRHRITPQAATSYLQNQPSTGIGSVMVQSYEETPESSRYTDEQYNIDSMYLSGVDISTLMTGEETSQFLRNVEERVHSVQTPEIQVPQEQLMLQAYQFPVQPVPQISRPSTRYEEKKDSTTTYQVKGDRFGTVTEKTEKTTVMPIFINDIVEPNTSNSQNSFNQASGPSTVNIAITSQVPQQQCNMFPNIASPPQQSPNHYQHPVDHPFSPASSEISSASSPQSAIPMPSPAPSTPASHYPDHHSPNSDIGYVTSTTDSDYSNPPSNASVMQQPSNDFKLSAYPCLPDPVPNMPTSESNNYDSPSPTTLYPNAKHYTQVTPTQDKYGTNISSPTNLHINGLEYTPMTPTQTNYRPQGCLEVNGQLYVPVLHSQPANIHPYQPYPVVNNTHLPMSPYINDNRYIQSQHQPVSDNGSELWQKVQLANLNVLTKKDEDGDTVLHISIAQRHVNLAKAIIYRLSTDSSSDLDAQDNHGQTPLHLAVLTNLTEVIEYLIMSGASVSKCNHDGNTILHSAVERGFSQSITSIGTAIMKYNEQYKPGERITLSVDCKNADGLSPLHLAVISHQTTKRVFIDNNATDIMVDNSYNMELLIRYMHADVSLPDGKAGKTALHYIAEKGDSKMMPQLFNMVDDASAIVNETMFNGNTALHLVVGSGRKEDDILKLVQILFDYGADPSIQNSEGEKAIVYAQKSHLKVKRRLRGHSQ, encoded by the exons GTTGCCATGGGAACGGGTCCAATGGAAAGGCCGGACATACTGGTGGTTCTAGGTCTAAGTCACTGTATCACAGCCAGGCTACAAGGTTCTCCTCTAGATCTGAGGCACTCTGTTGCCATAGCAATGCCATTCACCGGTCTAAGTCTTATGGTGGCAGTAGCAGTGCATATTCCAAATCACCATGCCTCAATGATAAAGGAGGAATTGAAGGGTATGTGAGGAAAGAGTGCAGTCCACAGtctggggtcaaaggtcatatgacAAGTAGCAATACCAGTTATATCAGATGCGCAGGCAAGCCATTAGTAACAGTGTGTAGCGGTGTAAAGCGGGAAAATGAGTCGTTCTCTGACTTTCATTTATCTACAAATG GTGAAGATGAGGAACCACAATCAAATAACGTGACTACCAATTCACAGCTGAACACATCAAGTGAAGATGTAAACACCACAGAAGGAAAAATGAATAATCAGAAAGAGGAATCTACTCTGAATGGAGAGGACAATTTGGTTGATGCGATACAAACTATGACTAATGGTCATACTATTCTCAATGATCTGAGCAAAGATGTTTCCAAGGATACAAAGATAGAGGAGAAAGAGTATGATAGCATCACTATAGTAACAGTGCCTGTTACTGTCATAGAAGTTACTGAAAGTCCGTTGCCAAGTGATGGGGATGAACAGTCAGATAGCAGTGATTCCATGGTTACCATTACAGACGGTTTCAAAGAGATGAAGCTGGACATAAATAAGGAAGGTAATGATGCTGGTGCTAGGCAACTGGAGAAGATGAGCATATCTTGTTCTGAAGACAAGGACAGAAAAAGTTGCAGATTTTGTGAAGATGAAGCTGTAATGAAAACGTCATACAAAGAAAATTGTTTCATCAAGATTAGAGGCAAAAGACCAAAGTATGAACCGGACGGACCCAGAAACCTTCCCCCTACTGCAGACACAAGGCAGTCTACCAGTATGGCTACCGTGTTTAGACCGCATGGGCAACTGGCAACAAGGCCTTCCACTGGCTACAGACATCGGATTACACCACAGGCTGCAACCTCATATTTACAAAACCAACCAAGTACAGGTATTGGATCTGTTATGGTACAATCATATGAGGAGACACCAGAAAGTTCACGGTATACGGATGAACAGTACAATATTGATTCTATGTATCTATCTGGTGTTGATATAAGCACCTTGATGACTGGTGAAGAAACCTCTCAATTTTTACGGAATGTGGAGGAACGTGTTCACAGTGTACAAACTCCAGAAATTCAAGTGCCACAGGAACAACTCATGTTACAGGCATATCAATTTCCAGTGCAACCTGTCCCCCAAATTAGTAGGCCAAGTACAAGATATGAAGAGAAGAAAGATAGTACCACGACCTATCAGGTCAAAGGTGATAGATTTGGAACAGTAACTGAAAAAACAGAGAAAACTACTGTGATGCCTATATTTATCAATGATATTGTGGAGCCCAACACTTCCAATTCACAGAATTCATTTAACCAAGCCAGTGGTCCAAGTACAGTGAACATAGCAATCACAAGCCAGGTTCCACAGCAGCAATGCAACATGTTTCCAAATATAGCAAGTCCACCCCAACAATCGCCCAATCACTACCAGCATCCCGTAGATCATCCGTTTTCTCCAGCGTCATCAGAGATTTCATCTGCTAGTTCACCTCAGAGTGCCATACCTATGCCATCACCAGCACCCAGTACACCGGCTTCTCACTACCCAGATCATCATAGTCCTAACTCCGATATTGGTTATGTGACTTCAACAACTGATTCTGACTATAGCAACCCACCATCTAATGCGTCAGTAATGCAGCAACCATCCAATGACTTCAAATTGAGTGCCTACCCATGCCTTCCAGATCCTGTCCCAAATATGCCAACATCAGAGAGTAACAACTATGATAGTCCTTCACCTACCACACTTTATCCTAATGCTAAACATTACACACAAGTCACACCAACCCAAGACAAGTATGGTACTAATATTAGTTCACCAACAAATCTGCACATAAATGGATTAGAGTATACACCAATGACACCGACACAGACAAACTATCGTCCACAAGGTTGTCTTGAAGTGAATGGACAGCTGTATGTACCAGTTTTACATAGTCAACCTGCTAACATTCATCCATATCAACCGTACCCAGTAGTCAACAACACTCACCTACCAATGTCACCGTATATCAATGACAATAGATATATACAGTCTCAGCACCAACCTGTCTCTGATAATGGTAGTGAATTGTGGCAAAAAGTCCAGTTAGCCAACTTGAACGTCCTTACAAAAAAAGATGAAGACGGAGATAC aGTCCTGCATATCTCAATAGCCCAGAGACATGTCAACCTGGCTAAAGCCATTATCTACAGACTTAGTACAGATAGTTCAAGTGATCTTGATGCCCAAGATAACCATGGACAg acTCCATTACATCTGGCTGTGTTGACCAACCTTACTGAGGTTATAGAATATCTTATTATGAGTGGAGCTAGTGTTAGTAAGTGTAACCATGATGGTAATACCATACTACATAGCGCCGTAGAACGAGGATTTTCCCAGTCCATCACGTCTATTGGTACTGCCATTATGAAGTATAATGAACAGTACAAACCAGGAGAAAGAATAACACTGTCTGTGGATTGTAAGAATGCAGATG GGTTATCTCCTCTTCACTTAGCAGTCATCTCTCATCAGACAACAAAGAGAGTGTTTATTGACAACAATGCTACAGATATTATGGTTGATAATTCATACAACATGGAATTACTAATTCGTTATATGCATGCTGATGTATCCCTGCCT gATGGTAAGGCAGGAAAGACAGCTTTACATTATATAGCTGAGAAAGGTGACAGTAAAATGATGCCTCAACTATTCAACATGGTGGATGATGCAAGTGCTATAGTCAATGAAACTATGTTTAATGGTAATACAGCTTTACATCTTGTAGTTGGTAGTGGTCGGAAGGAAGACGATATCCTGAAACTAGTACAAATATTGTTTGACTACGGAGCAGATCCAAGCATCCAAAACTCAGAAGGAGAAAAAGCTATAGTCTATGCACAGAAATCTCATTTAAAG GTGAAGAGGAGACTGAGAGGCCATTCGCAGTAA
- the LOC144440057 gene encoding uncharacterized protein LOC144440057 isoform X1 has product MPASHSQGLHSSPNSVEDGEVTDINAMRKCRHYQHTTTGCHGNGSNGKAGHTGGSRSKSLYHSQATRFSSRSEALCCHSNAIHRSKSYGGSSSAYSKSPCLNDKGGIEGYVRKECSPQSGVKGHMTSSNTSYIRCAGKPLVTVCSGVKRENESFSDFHLSTNGKQSTGVETTKVISVEVKVLNHEPKENGSQLLTTNNNNNNENSKCEKIPEENCIVGNAYDSSENVSISGEESYNLSVGEDEEPQSNNVTTNSQLNTSSEDVNTTEGKMNNQKEESTLNGEDNLVDAIQTMTNGHTILNDLSKDVSKDTKIEEKEYDSITIVTVPVTVIEVTESPLPSDGDEQSDSSDSMVTITDGFKEMKLDINKEGNDAGARQLEKMSISCSEDKDRKSCRFCEDEAVMKTSYKENCFIKIRGKRPKYEPDGPRNLPPTADTRQSTSMATVFRPHGQLATRPSTGYRHRITPQAATSYLQNQPSTGIGSVMVQSYEETPESSRYTDEQYNIDSMYLSGVDISTLMTGEETSQFLRNVEERVHSVQTPEIQVPQEQLMLQAYQFPVQPVPQISRPSTRYEEKKDSTTTYQVKGDRFGTVTEKTEKTTVMPIFINDIVEPNTSNSQNSFNQASGPSTVNIAITSQVPQQQCNMFPNIASPPQQSPNHYQHPVDHPFSPASSEISSASSPQSAIPMPSPAPSTPASHYPDHHSPNSDIGYVTSTTDSDYSNPPSNASVMQQPSNDFKLSAYPCLPDPVPNMPTSESNNYDSPSPTTLYPNAKHYTQVTPTQDKYGTNISSPTNLHINGLEYTPMTPTQTNYRPQGCLEVNGQLYVPVLHSQPANIHPYQPYPVVNNTHLPMSPYINDNRYIQSQHQPVSDNGSELWQKVQLANLNVLTKKDEDGDTVLHISIAQRHVNLAKAIIYRLSTDSSSDLDAQDNHGQTPLHLAVLTNLTEVIEYLIMSGASVSKCNHDGNTILHSAVERGFSQSITSIGTAIMKYNEQYKPGERITLSVDCKNADGLSPLHLAVISHQTTKRVFIDNNATDIMVDNSYNMELLIRYMHADVSLPDGKAGKTALHYIAEKGDSKMMPQLFNMVDDASAIVNETMFNGNTALHLVVGSGRKEDDILKLVQILFDYGADPSIQNSEGEKAIVYAQKSHLKVKRRLRGHSQ; this is encoded by the exons GTTGCCATGGGAACGGGTCCAATGGAAAGGCCGGACATACTGGTGGTTCTAGGTCTAAGTCACTGTATCACAGCCAGGCTACAAGGTTCTCCTCTAGATCTGAGGCACTCTGTTGCCATAGCAATGCCATTCACCGGTCTAAGTCTTATGGTGGCAGTAGCAGTGCATATTCCAAATCACCATGCCTCAATGATAAAGGAGGAATTGAAGGGTATGTGAGGAAAGAGTGCAGTCCACAGtctggggtcaaaggtcatatgacAAGTAGCAATACCAGTTATATCAGATGCGCAGGCAAGCCATTAGTAACAGTGTGTAGCGGTGTAAAGCGGGAAAATGAGTCGTTCTCTGACTTTCATTTATCTACAAATGGTAAGCAATCAACTGGAGTTGAAACAACCAAAGTTATTAGTGTTGAGGTCAAAGTGTTGAACCATGAACCAAAAGAAAATGGATCACAATTGctgacaacaaacaacaacaacaacaacgagaACAGTAAATGTGAAAAGATACCAGAAGAAaattgcattgtgggaaatgcATATGATAGTAGCGAAAATGTGTCAATAAGTGGTGAAGAGTCGTACAATCTTTCTGTAGGTGAAGATGAGGAACCACAATCAAATAACGTGACTACCAATTCACAGCTGAACACATCAAGTGAAGATGTAAACACCACAGAAGGAAAAATGAATAATCAGAAAGAGGAATCTACTCTGAATGGAGAGGACAATTTGGTTGATGCGATACAAACTATGACTAATGGTCATACTATTCTCAATGATCTGAGCAAAGATGTTTCCAAGGATACAAAGATAGAGGAGAAAGAGTATGATAGCATCACTATAGTAACAGTGCCTGTTACTGTCATAGAAGTTACTGAAAGTCCGTTGCCAAGTGATGGGGATGAACAGTCAGATAGCAGTGATTCCATGGTTACCATTACAGACGGTTTCAAAGAGATGAAGCTGGACATAAATAAGGAAGGTAATGATGCTGGTGCTAGGCAACTGGAGAAGATGAGCATATCTTGTTCTGAAGACAAGGACAGAAAAAGTTGCAGATTTTGTGAAGATGAAGCTGTAATGAAAACGTCATACAAAGAAAATTGTTTCATCAAGATTAGAGGCAAAAGACCAAAGTATGAACCGGACGGACCCAGAAACCTTCCCCCTACTGCAGACACAAGGCAGTCTACCAGTATGGCTACCGTGTTTAGACCGCATGGGCAACTGGCAACAAGGCCTTCCACTGGCTACAGACATCGGATTACACCACAGGCTGCAACCTCATATTTACAAAACCAACCAAGTACAGGTATTGGATCTGTTATGGTACAATCATATGAGGAGACACCAGAAAGTTCACGGTATACGGATGAACAGTACAATATTGATTCTATGTATCTATCTGGTGTTGATATAAGCACCTTGATGACTGGTGAAGAAACCTCTCAATTTTTACGGAATGTGGAGGAACGTGTTCACAGTGTACAAACTCCAGAAATTCAAGTGCCACAGGAACAACTCATGTTACAGGCATATCAATTTCCAGTGCAACCTGTCCCCCAAATTAGTAGGCCAAGTACAAGATATGAAGAGAAGAAAGATAGTACCACGACCTATCAGGTCAAAGGTGATAGATTTGGAACAGTAACTGAAAAAACAGAGAAAACTACTGTGATGCCTATATTTATCAATGATATTGTGGAGCCCAACACTTCCAATTCACAGAATTCATTTAACCAAGCCAGTGGTCCAAGTACAGTGAACATAGCAATCACAAGCCAGGTTCCACAGCAGCAATGCAACATGTTTCCAAATATAGCAAGTCCACCCCAACAATCGCCCAATCACTACCAGCATCCCGTAGATCATCCGTTTTCTCCAGCGTCATCAGAGATTTCATCTGCTAGTTCACCTCAGAGTGCCATACCTATGCCATCACCAGCACCCAGTACACCGGCTTCTCACTACCCAGATCATCATAGTCCTAACTCCGATATTGGTTATGTGACTTCAACAACTGATTCTGACTATAGCAACCCACCATCTAATGCGTCAGTAATGCAGCAACCATCCAATGACTTCAAATTGAGTGCCTACCCATGCCTTCCAGATCCTGTCCCAAATATGCCAACATCAGAGAGTAACAACTATGATAGTCCTTCACCTACCACACTTTATCCTAATGCTAAACATTACACACAAGTCACACCAACCCAAGACAAGTATGGTACTAATATTAGTTCACCAACAAATCTGCACATAAATGGATTAGAGTATACACCAATGACACCGACACAGACAAACTATCGTCCACAAGGTTGTCTTGAAGTGAATGGACAGCTGTATGTACCAGTTTTACATAGTCAACCTGCTAACATTCATCCATATCAACCGTACCCAGTAGTCAACAACACTCACCTACCAATGTCACCGTATATCAATGACAATAGATATATACAGTCTCAGCACCAACCTGTCTCTGATAATGGTAGTGAATTGTGGCAAAAAGTCCAGTTAGCCAACTTGAACGTCCTTACAAAAAAAGATGAAGACGGAGATAC aGTCCTGCATATCTCAATAGCCCAGAGACATGTCAACCTGGCTAAAGCCATTATCTACAGACTTAGTACAGATAGTTCAAGTGATCTTGATGCCCAAGATAACCATGGACAg acTCCATTACATCTGGCTGTGTTGACCAACCTTACTGAGGTTATAGAATATCTTATTATGAGTGGAGCTAGTGTTAGTAAGTGTAACCATGATGGTAATACCATACTACATAGCGCCGTAGAACGAGGATTTTCCCAGTCCATCACGTCTATTGGTACTGCCATTATGAAGTATAATGAACAGTACAAACCAGGAGAAAGAATAACACTGTCTGTGGATTGTAAGAATGCAGATG GGTTATCTCCTCTTCACTTAGCAGTCATCTCTCATCAGACAACAAAGAGAGTGTTTATTGACAACAATGCTACAGATATTATGGTTGATAATTCATACAACATGGAATTACTAATTCGTTATATGCATGCTGATGTATCCCTGCCT gATGGTAAGGCAGGAAAGACAGCTTTACATTATATAGCTGAGAAAGGTGACAGTAAAATGATGCCTCAACTATTCAACATGGTGGATGATGCAAGTGCTATAGTCAATGAAACTATGTTTAATGGTAATACAGCTTTACATCTTGTAGTTGGTAGTGGTCGGAAGGAAGACGATATCCTGAAACTAGTACAAATATTGTTTGACTACGGAGCAGATCCAAGCATCCAAAACTCAGAAGGAGAAAAAGCTATAGTCTATGCACAGAAATCTCATTTAAAG GTGAAGAGGAGACTGAGAGGCCATTCGCAGTAA